A single genomic interval of Streptomyces graminofaciens harbors:
- a CDS encoding PIG-L deacetylase family protein, which produces MTDGTARAAAPPRSTLVVTAHAGDFVWRAGGAIALAAMRGEKVTIACLTFGERGESAKAWREGRKLDEIKAIRREEAEKAALALGAEVVFFDAGDYPLIGTPELTDRLVAAYRAAQPDVVLTHTLEDPYNGDHPAAARMALDARVLAQAIGYPSEGEIIGAPPVFFFEPHQPEMCGFKPEVLLDITEVWDTKRRAMECLGAQRHLWDYYTDLAVRRGVQLKRNAGPNLGLAHKTMAEAYMRPYPQVTGVLD; this is translated from the coding sequence ATGACCGACGGCACGGCGCGCGCCGCCGCACCACCACGATCGACTCTTGTCGTCACCGCCCACGCGGGCGACTTCGTGTGGCGGGCCGGCGGTGCCATCGCACTGGCCGCCATGCGGGGTGAGAAGGTCACCATCGCCTGTCTGACCTTCGGCGAGCGCGGCGAGTCCGCGAAAGCCTGGCGCGAGGGCCGGAAGCTGGACGAGATCAAGGCGATCCGCAGGGAAGAGGCCGAGAAGGCGGCTCTCGCACTCGGCGCCGAAGTCGTCTTCTTCGACGCCGGCGACTATCCGCTGATCGGCACGCCCGAACTCACCGACCGGCTGGTCGCCGCCTACCGCGCGGCCCAGCCGGATGTCGTCCTCACCCACACGCTGGAGGACCCGTACAACGGCGACCACCCGGCGGCGGCCCGTATGGCCCTGGACGCGCGCGTGCTCGCCCAGGCCATCGGCTACCCGTCCGAGGGCGAGATCATCGGCGCCCCGCCGGTCTTCTTCTTCGAGCCCCACCAGCCCGAGATGTGCGGCTTCAAACCCGAGGTACTGCTCGACATCACCGAGGTCTGGGACACCAAGCGCAGGGCGATGGAGTGCCTGGGCGCCCAGCGCCACCTGTGGGACTACTACACCGACCTCGCCGTACGCCGTGGCGTCCAGCTCAAGCGCAACGCCGGACCCAACCTGGGCCTTGCGCACAAGACCATGGCCGAGGCGTACATGCGCCCCTACCCGCAGGTCACGGGGGTGCTCGACTGA
- a CDS encoding GntR family transcriptional regulator, whose product MPNEARPGTGEQAKQHALAKLRQAILHGDMAPAQRLVENELAEQFGVTRASIRAALIDLEAEGLVERIRNRGSRVRVVTVEEAVAISECRMVLEGLCAAKAATLATDDELAELADIGTAMTKAVADGEPVTYSELNQRLHARIREISGQQVAVELLERLNAQLVRHRFQLALRPGRPQHSLSEHLAMIETITARDPQAAEEAVRAHLTSVIGALRE is encoded by the coding sequence ATGCCGAACGAAGCCCGTCCGGGCACTGGCGAGCAGGCGAAACAGCACGCGCTCGCGAAGCTGCGGCAGGCGATTCTGCACGGCGACATGGCACCGGCGCAGCGGCTGGTGGAGAACGAGCTCGCCGAGCAGTTCGGTGTGACACGGGCCAGCATCCGCGCGGCACTGATCGATCTGGAGGCCGAGGGACTGGTCGAGCGGATCCGCAACCGTGGTTCGCGGGTGCGGGTGGTGACCGTGGAGGAAGCGGTCGCCATCAGCGAGTGCCGCATGGTCCTGGAAGGGCTGTGCGCGGCGAAGGCGGCCACCCTGGCCACCGACGACGAACTGGCCGAACTGGCCGACATCGGCACCGCCATGACCAAGGCCGTCGCCGACGGCGAACCGGTGACGTACTCCGAGCTCAACCAGCGACTGCACGCCCGCATCCGGGAGATCTCCGGTCAGCAGGTGGCGGTGGAACTGCTGGAGCGGCTCAACGCCCAACTGGTACGCCACCGTTTCCAGCTCGCACTGCGGCCGGGACGGCCCCAGCACTCCCTGAGTGAACACCTGGCCATGATCGAGACGATCACGGCGAGGGACCCGCAGGCGGCCGAAGAGGCCGTCCGCGCCCACCTCACGAGCGTCATCGGCGCGTTGCGCGAATAA
- a CDS encoding CocE/NonD family hydrolase: protein MNLSSHLLQHALKLPPPLTRDLVVDRDLRVPMPHGVDLLADRWTPRAGGENLPTALIRCPYGRRGVVALGSVRPLAERGYQVLIQSTRGGFGSGGTFDPMRQEREDGLATLDWLVKQPWFGGSIVLVGTSYMGYVQWAVADRLPPEVKAMIPHMTESALTLEFLRKDGMSLQTPFGWGAMVAKQERPFSMVRQPFELKGIRRALDTLPLAEADVAALGHRSQYLQDIFEHDADDPHWAPLDHRRRVAGVTVPVSSIGGWYDIFLPGQLRDFKALQEAGRPARLTVGPWTHTTFDNTLVCEAVDFGLAHARGEQPPERAPVRLYVTGEEAWRDFASWPPKGYEERRFHLQPGGALATEPPTESAPDTYRYDPADPTPSVGGVAMPPGAGPVDNTALEARADVLTYTTAALEEDVEVIGEVGAEIFFRSSLPYADVFVRLCDVDPGGRSTNVCDGLTSLTAADALSRATVRLWPTAHRFKRGHRIRVQVSSGAFPRYARNPGTGVPHATATTLSAADQTVHHDPAHASAVLLPVRATA, encoded by the coding sequence GTGAACCTGAGCAGCCATCTCCTTCAACACGCCCTGAAACTGCCCCCGCCACTCACCCGCGACCTCGTCGTCGATCGGGACCTCCGGGTGCCGATGCCCCACGGCGTCGACCTGCTCGCCGACCGCTGGACACCCCGTGCCGGGGGAGAGAACCTGCCTACCGCACTGATCCGCTGCCCGTACGGCAGACGGGGTGTGGTCGCCCTGGGCTCGGTCAGGCCGTTGGCCGAGCGCGGATATCAGGTTCTCATCCAGAGCACCCGGGGCGGCTTCGGCTCCGGCGGTACCTTCGACCCCATGCGCCAGGAACGCGAGGACGGCCTCGCGACCCTGGACTGGCTGGTGAAGCAGCCGTGGTTCGGCGGCTCGATCGTGCTGGTCGGCACCAGCTACATGGGATATGTGCAATGGGCGGTGGCCGACAGGCTGCCGCCGGAGGTCAAGGCGATGATCCCGCACATGACGGAGTCCGCACTGACCTTGGAGTTCCTGCGCAAGGACGGGATGTCGCTGCAGACGCCGTTCGGCTGGGGCGCCATGGTCGCCAAACAGGAACGTCCGTTCTCGATGGTCCGTCAGCCCTTCGAACTGAAAGGCATACGCCGCGCCCTCGACACGCTTCCCCTCGCCGAAGCCGACGTCGCCGCCCTCGGCCACCGCTCGCAGTACCTCCAGGACATCTTCGAACACGACGCCGACGACCCGCACTGGGCACCGCTGGACCACCGGCGGCGGGTGGCCGGCGTGACCGTCCCGGTCAGCTCGATCGGCGGCTGGTACGACATCTTCCTGCCCGGCCAACTACGGGACTTCAAGGCCCTCCAGGAGGCGGGACGCCCGGCCCGGCTGACCGTCGGGCCCTGGACGCACACCACCTTCGACAACACGCTGGTGTGCGAGGCCGTCGACTTCGGACTCGCCCACGCCCGCGGCGAACAGCCCCCGGAACGCGCGCCCGTGCGGCTGTACGTGACCGGCGAGGAGGCCTGGCGCGACTTCGCGTCCTGGCCGCCCAAGGGCTACGAAGAACGACGTTTCCACCTCCAGCCCGGCGGCGCCCTGGCCACCGAACCGCCCACCGAGTCGGCCCCCGACACCTACCGCTACGACCCGGCCGACCCGACCCCCTCCGTCGGCGGCGTGGCCATGCCGCCGGGCGCCGGCCCCGTCGACAACACCGCGCTGGAGGCCCGTGCGGACGTGCTCACGTACACCACCGCCGCACTGGAGGAGGACGTCGAGGTCATCGGGGAGGTCGGCGCCGAGATCTTCTTCCGCTCCAGCCTGCCGTACGCCGATGTCTTCGTCCGGCTCTGCGACGTCGACCCGGGCGGCCGTTCGACCAATGTCTGCGACGGCCTGACCAGCCTCACCGCCGCCGACGCACTCAGCCGCGCCACGGTCCGGCTCTGGCCGACCGCGCACCGGTTCAAGCGCGGCCACCGCATCCGGGTCCAGGTCTCCAGCGGCGCCTTCCCGCGCTACGCCCGCAACCCGGGCACCGGGGTGCCGCACGCCACCGCCACCACGCTCAGCGCGGCCGACCAGACGGTTCACCACGACCCGGCGCATGCCTCGGCGGTGCTCCTGCCGGTCCGCGCCACGGCGTAG
- a CDS encoding 4-carboxy-4-hydroxy-2-oxoadipate aldolase/oxaloacetate decarboxylase, which translates to MGGVIVTDPPKADAQDVEALGRYGVATVHEAMGRTGLLGTHLRPIQRDTRIVGTAVTVLSWPGDNLMIHAAVEQCGESDILVVTTTSPSTDGMFGELFATALQRRGVRGLVIDAGVRDTSELRAMDFPAWSAAVSAQGTVKATGGSVNVPVVIGGQTVRPGDVILADDDGVVVVPRERARRAAEAAEAREQKEAASRAAFLDGQLGLDRYGLRETLVRLGVTYQTYEEYVREEAGP; encoded by the coding sequence ATGGGCGGCGTGATCGTCACCGACCCGCCGAAGGCGGACGCGCAGGACGTCGAGGCGCTCGGCCGGTACGGCGTCGCCACCGTGCACGAGGCCATGGGCCGCACCGGGCTGCTCGGCACCCACCTCCGCCCGATCCAGCGTGACACCCGGATCGTCGGCACCGCCGTCACGGTCCTGTCCTGGCCCGGCGACAACCTCATGATCCACGCGGCCGTCGAGCAGTGCGGCGAGAGCGACATTCTCGTCGTCACCACCACCTCGCCCTCCACCGACGGCATGTTCGGCGAACTGTTCGCCACCGCGCTCCAACGGCGTGGTGTGCGCGGCCTGGTCATCGACGCGGGTGTCCGCGACACCTCCGAACTGCGCGCGATGGACTTCCCGGCCTGGTCCGCCGCCGTCAGCGCGCAGGGCACGGTCAAGGCCACCGGCGGCTCCGTCAACGTCCCCGTCGTCATCGGCGGCCAGACCGTCCGCCCGGGCGATGTGATCCTCGCCGACGACGACGGCGTGGTGGTCGTCCCCCGCGAACGGGCCCGCCGGGCGGCCGAGGCCGCGGAGGCCCGCGAGCAGAAAGAGGCAGCCTCTCGTGCCGCCTTCCTCGACGGCCAACTCGGCCTGGACCGCTACGGGTTGCGCGAGACCCTCGTACGCCTCGGCGTGACCTACCAGACCTACGAGGAGTACGTCCGCGAGGAGGCGGGGCCGTGA